The following coding sequences are from one Lysinibacillus sp. FSL W8-0992 window:
- the hemG gene encoding protoporphyrinogen oxidase, with translation METIVVLGGGITGLCTMHYLQRQVLEKKIDVNLVLVEKNAYLGGKLYSAYDHGFIMETGADSIVARHKGVMELVQELNFEQELVYNETGVSYIYTNDELHAIPADSTFGIPMSLASLEASTLVSEAGKQIALQDLTMPNKGFTKESSIGEFLTYYLGEELVQNQIAPVLAGVYSGDLHQLSIASTLPYLIDYKNEYGSIIKGFDANREQFMKASNKKFISFKKGLSSLIDRLEETLTEVEIIKGVATTSVKKHEGQYTITLANSRKLEANHVVLALPNEAVQSLLQDPSLDHYFKEFTTASAITIYLGFDVPDAVLPADGTGFIVSHNSNVQCNAATWTSRKWKHTSANSKLLVRLFYKSINPAYEKLRKMTDEELAAVALDDVKKSLGIDEKPTVVNVAKWINQMPKYDLAHHEALKGLIAELAERYPNLSIAGCSYFGVGIGACIQNGKKIGEELGEKLV, from the coding sequence ATGGAAACAATAGTTGTATTGGGTGGCGGGATTACAGGTTTATGTACGATGCATTATCTACAACGTCAAGTATTGGAGAAAAAAATAGATGTAAACCTAGTACTTGTTGAAAAAAATGCATACTTAGGTGGAAAGCTATACTCCGCATATGACCATGGTTTTATAATGGAAACGGGCGCTGATTCAATTGTAGCTCGTCATAAAGGTGTTATGGAGCTAGTACAGGAGCTTAACTTTGAACAGGAGCTAGTGTACAACGAAACAGGAGTATCTTATATCTATACAAACGACGAATTACATGCAATACCAGCTGATTCAACATTCGGTATTCCTATGAGTTTAGCATCTCTGGAAGCAAGTACGCTTGTATCAGAAGCTGGTAAGCAAATCGCATTACAGGACTTAACGATGCCGAATAAAGGTTTTACGAAAGAAAGCTCAATAGGCGAGTTTTTAACGTATTACTTAGGTGAAGAGCTTGTGCAAAATCAAATAGCGCCAGTATTAGCAGGAGTATATTCTGGTGACCTACATCAACTTTCGATTGCTTCTACATTGCCGTACTTAATCGATTATAAAAATGAATACGGTAGCATCATCAAGGGGTTTGATGCAAATCGCGAACAATTTATGAAAGCTTCCAATAAAAAGTTTATTTCGTTTAAAAAAGGCTTATCATCTCTAATTGACCGTCTTGAAGAAACGTTAACAGAAGTAGAAATTATTAAAGGTGTAGCAACAACAAGTGTAAAGAAACATGAAGGGCAATATACAATTACATTAGCAAATAGTAGAAAGCTTGAGGCTAATCACGTTGTTCTAGCGTTGCCCAATGAAGCGGTGCAAAGCTTATTACAGGACCCATCGTTAGATCATTATTTTAAGGAATTTACTACAGCTTCTGCAATAACAATTTACTTAGGTTTTGATGTACCGGATGCAGTGCTACCAGCAGATGGAACGGGTTTTATTGTGTCACATAATTCAAATGTCCAATGCAATGCAGCAACTTGGACAAGTCGAAAATGGAAGCATACATCTGCTAATAGTAAATTGCTTGTACGACTCTTTTATAAGAGCATCAATCCTGCGTATGAAAAATTACGTAAGATGACAGATGAAGAACTAGCTGCTGTCGCATTAGACGATGTAAAGAAAAGTTTAGGGATTGATGAAAAGCCAACTGTAGTTAATGTTGCGAAATGGATTAATCAAATGCCAAAATACGATTTAGCACATCATGAGGCATTGAAGGGCTTAATAGCTGAGCTTGCAGAAAGGTATCCAAATTTATCGATTGCAGGCTGTTCTTATTTCGGAGTAGGCATTGGTGCTTGTATTCAAAATGGTAAAAAAATAGGCGAAGAGCTTGGAGAAAAACTAGTATAA
- a CDS encoding bifunctional homocysteine S-methyltransferase/methylenetetrahydrofolate reductase, whose translation MGLLEKLKSHVLTADGAIGTVLYGYGLEYCHEEMNVQRPKLIEKIHKEYIAAGADVIQTNTYGANAIKLARYGLESRVQQFNEAAITIAKRAAADGGQFVLGTIGGIRGIRKSDATLEEILSTVEEQANVLLAGNPDGLLLETYYDFEELSATLKMLRAKTKLPIIAQVSMHEPGVLQNGMALNQALHELEALGADVVGVNCRLGPHHTIQAFEGVELPEKAFMSAYPNASLLDLEDGRVVYESEADYFGRAAVALVDQGVRLIGGCCGTTPKHIAAAKKYLEELTPIEEKLAKPEKVQVVREAEPATYEPLHAKVKRERSVIVELDTPRHLEIDGFIQGAKKLYEAGADVVMMADNSLASPRISNVAMGALLKETHGVRPLTHITCRDRNLIGLQSHLMGLNALGIHDILAVTGDPTKVGDFPGATSVYDVSSMELIQLIKQLNDGISFSGKPLRKKANFSVAAAFNPNVRVLDRAVARLEKKIEHGADYFISQPVYTKEKIIEIYEATKHLDAPIYIGIMPVTSYKSAEFLHHEVPGIKLSDDALSRMKACGEDKERSTLEGIAIAKELVEVAAEYFNGIYLITPFLRYDMTLELMKFIEQLDEQKKGVSIDG comes from the coding sequence ATGGGATTGCTAGAAAAGTTAAAATCACATGTGTTAACTGCAGATGGTGCCATTGGTACTGTATTATATGGCTACGGCTTGGAGTACTGCCATGAAGAAATGAATGTACAGAGACCGAAGTTAATTGAAAAAATCCATAAAGAATATATTGCTGCTGGTGCAGATGTGATTCAGACAAATACTTACGGTGCTAATGCGATTAAATTAGCACGCTACGGTTTAGAATCGCGAGTTCAGCAGTTTAATGAAGCTGCAATCACGATTGCGAAACGTGCTGCAGCAGATGGCGGACAATTTGTGTTAGGCACAATTGGAGGCATCCGTGGTATTCGTAAAAGTGATGCAACGTTAGAGGAAATTTTATCGACAGTTGAAGAGCAAGCAAATGTGTTACTTGCAGGCAATCCAGATGGCCTTTTACTTGAAACGTATTATGATTTCGAAGAGTTAAGCGCAACGTTGAAAATGTTACGTGCCAAAACAAAGCTACCAATTATTGCGCAGGTGTCGATGCATGAACCAGGCGTGTTACAAAATGGAATGGCATTAAATCAAGCATTGCACGAGTTAGAGGCTCTTGGTGCAGATGTAGTAGGCGTAAATTGTCGTTTAGGACCGCATCATACAATTCAAGCATTTGAAGGAGTTGAGCTTCCTGAAAAAGCATTTATGTCTGCATATCCAAATGCATCCTTGCTAGATTTAGAGGATGGGCGTGTCGTATATGAGTCAGAAGCTGATTATTTTGGTCGTGCCGCAGTTGCACTGGTTGACCAAGGTGTTCGTTTAATCGGTGGGTGCTGTGGTACAACACCAAAGCACATAGCAGCAGCGAAAAAATATTTAGAAGAGTTAACACCTATTGAAGAAAAGTTAGCAAAGCCTGAAAAAGTACAGGTTGTACGTGAAGCAGAGCCTGCGACGTATGAGCCATTGCACGCGAAGGTAAAGCGCGAGCGTTCGGTTATCGTGGAGTTAGACACACCAAGGCATTTAGAAATTGACGGCTTTATTCAAGGTGCGAAAAAATTATATGAAGCAGGCGCTGATGTAGTGATGATGGCAGATAATTCACTTGCATCGCCCCGCATTAGTAATGTGGCAATGGGTGCGTTATTGAAGGAAACGCACGGTGTCCGACCGTTAACGCATATAACGTGCCGTGATCGTAATTTAATTGGATTACAGTCACATTTAATGGGCTTAAATGCACTTGGCATTCATGATATTTTAGCGGTTACTGGAGATCCGACTAAGGTAGGTGATTTCCCAGGAGCCACAAGCGTTTATGATGTATCTTCTATGGAGCTAATCCAGCTGATTAAACAGTTAAATGACGGTATTTCATTTTCCGGAAAGCCACTTCGTAAAAAGGCAAACTTCTCTGTAGCGGCAGCATTTAACCCAAATGTACGTGTACTAGACCGAGCAGTAGCTCGACTAGAGAAAAAAATAGAGCATGGTGCGGATTACTTTATTTCTCAACCAGTTTATACGAAAGAAAAAATCATTGAAATTTATGAGGCAACAAAGCATTTAGATGCACCAATTTATATTGGTATTATGCCAGTAACGAGCTATAAGAGCGCTGAGTTTTTACACCATGAAGTACCAGGTATCAAACTATCTGACGATGCACTGTCACGCATGAAGGCATGTGGTGAAGATAAGGAACGTTCAACATTAGAAGGGATTGCAATTGCTAAAGAGTTAGTAGAAGTAGCTGCAGAGTATTTCAATGGTATTTACTTAATTACACCGTTTTTACGCTATGATATGACGCTAGAGTTAATGAAATTTATTGAGCAATTGGATGAACAGAAAAAAGGGGTAAGTATAGATGGCTAA